The Polynucleobacter sp. JS-JIR-5-A7 region GCGCGGCGTGCATTTAATACAGCGCGTCCGCTCTTGGTTTTCATACGAATACGAAAGCCGTGGGTGCGCTTGCGACGTGTTACTGATGGTTGATAAGTTCTTTTCATGATAGATCCCTGGAAA contains the following coding sequences:
- the rpmH gene encoding 50S ribosomal protein L34, with amino-acid sequence MKRTYQPSVTRRKRTHGFRIRMKTKSGRAVLNARRAKGRKRLAV